One window of the Clostridium sp. MB40-C1 genome contains the following:
- a CDS encoding phosphopantetheine-binding protein — protein sequence MQIENIPVNRNGKLDKRALPDIVQESKEEYIAPRNEKEKIICSIFAEVLEVKKIGLQDNFFELGGDSMKLLRLISSLRKEGFNVTFNIIKRSNTVKMLAENLCTISDEYGGEKIKNENQILINKINVPKEMKEDFINSNVYEELNKYNRNIENAVKSREYVPLKVQQDFLNKNTPFISALGIEIIGEVSKEQILNAIKNIINAQAALRTIYNSKDNVLIEVSKRDWYIPYFNKSEYDEVYNNIGGIFECKELFETSKLLSKVITIEKDNNHHLIFFYVNHVLWDFFTSQVLLDMVKNTLLNYKNSFVPEETYYEYVNRKRNNSKSVEIYDSIENIEHNVENYMKKIKNNYDYVYKVLITRQINQLEKKEILESPIKWILDKYYKIINIKEITQIPFTMIYHARETKTLNTLGLYADTIPCLYDINTGKVQGWGKQEKMNINSSESYELYKEKVPTESNIFKQLSINVITEDSNTYYNNCKNNTVKVIGRYGVDEIPEEISMYIGKNVLEIQCLVYTKREVKRENIVNNIKEIFGIV from the coding sequence ATGCAGATAGAAAATATACCAGTAAATAGAAATGGCAAGTTAGATAAGCGAGCATTACCAGATATAGTCCAAGAAAGTAAAGAGGAATATATTGCGCCAAGAAATGAAAAAGAAAAAATAATTTGTAGTATATTTGCAGAAGTTTTAGAAGTTAAAAAAATTGGATTACAAGATAATTTCTTTGAACTTGGTGGAGATTCAATGAAGTTATTAAGATTGATTTCTTCATTAAGAAAAGAAGGCTTTAATGTAACATTCAATATTATCAAAAGAAGTAATACAGTCAAAATGTTGGCAGAAAACTTATGTACAATAAGTGATGAATATGGTGGTGAAAAAATAAAAAATGAAAATCAGATATTAATAAATAAGATTAATGTTCCTAAAGAAATGAAAGAAGATTTTATTAATTCTAATGTATACGAGGAACTAAATAAATATAATAGGAACATAGAAAATGCTGTAAAATCCAGAGAGTATGTTCCACTAAAGGTTCAACAAGACTTTTTAAATAAAAATACACCATTTATATCAGCATTAGGTATAGAAATAATAGGAGAAGTATCAAAAGAACAAATATTAAATGCTATAAAAAATATTATAAATGCGCAAGCTGCGCTACGCACAATATATAATAGCAAAGATAATGTTTTGATAGAAGTATCTAAAAGAGATTGGTATATACCTTACTTCAATAAGAGCGAATATGATGAAGTTTATAATAATATAGGAGGAATTTTTGAGTGCAAAGAATTGTTTGAAACAAGTAAGTTGTTATCCAAAGTTATTACTATAGAAAAAGATAATAATCATCATTTAATATTTTTCTATGTAAATCATGTTCTTTGGGATTTCTTTACATCTCAAGTGCTTTTAGATATGGTTAAGAATACGCTGCTAAATTATAAAAATTCTTTTGTTCCTGAGGAAACGTATTACGAGTACGTAAATAGGAAAAGAAATAATTCTAAATCAGTAGAAATATACGATTCAATAGAAAACATTGAACACAATGTTGAAAATTATATGAAGAAGATTAAAAATAATTATGATTATGTTTATAAGGTTCTAATAACAAGGCAAATAAATCAACTTGAGAAAAAAGAAATACTAGAAAGTCCAATTAAGTGGATATTAGATAAATATTATAAAATTATAAATATTAAAGAAATTACACAAATACCATTTACTATGATTTATCATGCACGTGAAACAAAAACATTAAATACATTAGGTTTATATGCTGACACTATCCCATGTTTGTATGATATTAACACAGGGAAAGTACAAGGATGGGGTAAACAAGAAAAAATGAATATTAATTCAAGTGAAAGTTATGAGTTATACAAAGAAAAGGTACCAACAGAATCTAATATATTTAAACAATTAAGTATAAATGTAATTACTGAAGATTCTAATACTTATTATAATAACTGCAAAAATAATACAGTTAAGGTTATTGGTAGATATGGTGTAGATGAGATACCTGAAGAAATTTCTATGTATATAGGTAAAAATGTATTGGAGATACAATGTCTAGTATATACAAAAAGAGAAGTAAAAAGAGAAAATATTGTTAATAACATAAAGGAAATTTTTGGTATAGTGTAA
- a CDS encoding 4'-phosphopantetheinyl transferase superfamily protein: protein MDIVIVKNLDIIDEKLKKLCEHISCEKRSKANKLLNKNDKIQTIVADIIIRIQLIKHFNIRNENICFNKNIYGKPYVEKIKNFHFNISHSGEYVAVAISKQKVGIDIEKVKNIDYFDIAKNFFTNKELKYIMRPSKQESLERFYDIWTLKESYIKFNGKGLSIPLDSFTIFFDDDSSIKAIDNNYCTNHIFNQINILPGYKLSICRLNNERFYIKMLNQNEIIDYFLELTEKENI, encoded by the coding sequence ATGGATATTGTTATTGTTAAAAATTTAGATATAATAGATGAAAAATTAAAGAAATTATGTGAACATATTAGTTGTGAAAAAAGAAGTAAAGCTAACAAACTTTTAAATAAAAATGATAAAATTCAAACTATAGTGGCTGATATCATAATAAGGATTCAACTTATTAAACATTTTAATATTAGAAATGAAAATATTTGTTTTAATAAAAATATATATGGTAAGCCATATGTGGAAAAGATTAAAAATTTTCATTTTAATATATCGCATTCAGGAGAATATGTTGCTGTTGCAATTAGTAAACAGAAAGTGGGAATCGATATTGAAAAAGTAAAAAATATAGATTACTTTGATATAGCTAAAAACTTTTTTACTAATAAAGAGTTAAAGTATATTATGCGACCAAGCAAACAAGAAAGCTTAGAGAGATTTTATGATATATGGACATTAAAAGAATCTTATATAAAATTTAATGGAAAAGGATTATCAATTCCTTTAGATTCATTTACTATTTTTTTTGATGATGATAGTAGTATCAAAGCTATTGACAACAACTATTGCACTAATCACATATTTAATCAAATAAACATTCTACCAGGATATAAATTATCAATATGCAGATTAAATAATGAACGTTTTTATATTAAAATGTTAAATCAAAATGAAATAATCGATTATTTTTTAGAATTAACTGAAAAGGAGAATATATAA
- a CDS encoding thioesterase II family protein, producing MLLFCLPYAGGSEDIYFNWTKYLNPLIKLCPISLKGRGKRFYEEFYESLHEAIDDIFDNIKNKLYEDDYAIYGHSMGSLLAYELYYKIKENGLKEPRHIFFSGYGAPNIKEMNDDIYTLPNNEFIAKIIELGGTPKEVAENKELLEIFIPILRSDFKLLNNYIYTHRNDKIECNVSILNGREDDITINEIVNWKLLTSAEFNIYNFEGNHFFINDNIENIVKIINNTLIKK from the coding sequence ATGTTATTATTTTGTTTACCATATGCAGGAGGTTCTGAGGATATATATTTTAACTGGACAAAATATTTAAACCCTTTAATAAAATTATGCCCTATATCATTAAAAGGAAGGGGGAAAAGATTTTACGAAGAATTTTATGAAAGTTTACATGAAGCAATTGATGATATCTTTGATAATATTAAAAATAAATTATATGAGGATGACTATGCAATATATGGACATAGTATGGGAAGTCTTTTAGCATATGAACTATATTATAAAATTAAAGAGAATGGCTTAAAAGAGCCTAGGCATATATTTTTTTCAGGATATGGCGCTCCCAATATAAAAGAAATGAATGATGATATTTATACATTACCAAACAATGAGTTTATTGCTAAAATCATAGAATTAGGAGGTACTCCAAAAGAAGTAGCTGAAAATAAAGAGTTATTAGAGATATTTATTCCAATACTTCGTAGTGATTTTAAATTATTAAATAATTATATTTATACTCATAGAAATGATAAAATTGAATGCAATGTTTCTATTTTAAATGGAAGAGAAGATGATATCACTATAAATGAAATAGTTAATTGGAAATTACTCACAAGTGCTGAATTTAATATTTATAATTTTGAGGGTAACCATTTCTTTATAAATGATAATATTGAAAATATAGTTAAAATAATAAATAATACACTAATTAAAAAATAA
- a CDS encoding APC family permease produces the protein MSEKKDKKILWYTLAFMAFSSVWGFGNVINGFSEYNGLKAIVSWIIIFAIYFVPYALMVGELGSAFKDFGGGVSSWINETIGPKVAYYAGWTYWVVHMPYISQKPSGFMIATSWAIFQDKRISQMNTKMLQLCCLIIFLVALYIASKGLNPLKKLAAIAGTSMFVMSILFIILMISAPAITSAKLNSIDWSFKTFMPTFDLKFLTNLSILVFAVGGCEKISPYVNEMKDPERGFSKGMIALAGMVAVCAILGTVSLGMMFDSNNIPKDLMTNGAYYAFQKLGGYYHLGNLFVIIYAITNLIGQFAVLIVSIDAPLRMLLGSADRSFIPEKLFVKNKYGAYINGHKLILVIVSILIIVPAFGIGNVDELVKWLVKLNAVCMPLRYLWVFAAYVALKKAGDKFNSQYHFVKNRTLGIVLGSWCFAFTAFACIGGMYSKDLFQLVVNIVTPFVLLGLGLIMPYIARKNNQNKFYDA, from the coding sequence ATGTCAGAAAAAAAAGATAAAAAAATTCTTTGGTATACCTTAGCGTTTATGGCATTTTCATCTGTATGGGGGTTTGGAAACGTTATCAATGGCTTCTCTGAGTACAATGGACTTAAAGCAATTGTATCTTGGATTATAATTTTTGCTATTTATTTTGTACCTTATGCTTTAATGGTAGGTGAGTTGGGTTCTGCATTTAAAGATTTTGGAGGAGGAGTTAGTTCATGGATTAATGAAACTATAGGCCCTAAGGTTGCTTACTACGCTGGATGGACATATTGGGTAGTTCATATGCCTTATATTTCACAGAAACCTTCAGGGTTTATGATTGCAACAAGTTGGGCTATTTTTCAAGACAAAAGAATTAGTCAAATGAACACAAAAATGCTACAGTTATGCTGTTTAATAATTTTTTTAGTGGCACTTTATATTGCATCAAAAGGATTAAATCCTCTAAAAAAATTGGCAGCAATTGCAGGCACATCTATGTTCGTAATGTCAATTTTATTTATTATTTTAATGATATCAGCACCTGCAATTACTAGTGCAAAACTAAATTCTATAGATTGGTCTTTTAAAACATTTATGCCGACATTTGATTTGAAGTTCCTAACTAATCTATCTATTTTAGTTTTTGCTGTTGGTGGTTGTGAAAAGATATCACCTTATGTTAATGAAATGAAAGACCCTGAAAGAGGATTTTCAAAAGGAATGATTGCGTTAGCAGGTATGGTTGCTGTATGTGCAATTTTAGGTACTGTTTCACTCGGAATGATGTTTGATTCAAATAATATTCCTAAAGATTTAATGACAAATGGTGCATATTATGCATTTCAAAAGTTAGGTGGATATTATCATTTGGGTAATTTATTTGTAATTATATATGCAATTACAAATCTTATTGGACAGTTCGCAGTATTAATTGTATCTATTGATGCACCTTTACGTATGTTACTTGGTAGCGCAGATAGAAGTTTTATTCCTGAAAAATTATTTGTAAAGAATAAATATGGAGCTTATATAAATGGACATAAACTTATTTTGGTTATTGTTTCTATTTTAATTATTGTACCAGCTTTTGGTATTGGAAATGTAGATGAATTAGTTAAATGGTTAGTAAAATTAAATGCTGTATGTATGCCTCTTCGTTATTTGTGGGTATTCGCTGCATATGTTGCGCTTAAAAAAGCTGGAGACAAATTTAATTCACAATATCATTTTGTAAAAAATAGGACGTTAGGTATTGTATTAGGATCATGGTGTTTTGCATTTACAGCTTTTGCATGTATAGGTGGAATGTATTCTAAAGATTTATTTCAGCTAGTGGTTAACATTGTAACGCCATTTGTGCTACTTGGACTAGGTTTAATTATGCCATATATTGCGAGAAAAAATAATCAAAATAAGTTTTATGATGCATAA
- a CDS encoding methyl-accepting chemotaxis protein: protein MCCNFIFVNPISILSENFSYSNMLNLFVVLNGIMILIYCLTSWGGKLIKSANNKSLESKELVDKLDTLLLNIKHSTNDLDSNIEIFSEDIMLVNGTSNDINNTMCQINIAVQEIVKSISDINIRINKSNSSLEKVGDMSRKISIMANEMQENFIDESEKINSMNSTMKTIKGAVEVSLDTVNTLKSSIEKINSEINSIYKISAQTNLLSLNASIEAARAGEHGKGFSIVAEEVKKLADQSSEIVKNIYEIITEINVITNDAVIKVSDGNIAAEDGTKVVNNVYTSFNKIEGYFEKMNEYLGEEHVFIENVVQNFSPIKTELEGIGSITEEHSASTEEIEAIIKEQGEKISSMTLSIEDIKTLSKNLKELSSNR, encoded by the coding sequence ATGTGTTGTAATTTTATTTTTGTTAATCCTATAAGCATTTTAAGTGAGAATTTTTCATATTCAAATATGTTAAATCTTTTTGTGGTATTAAATGGTATTATGATTTTAATTTATTGCCTTACTAGTTGGGGAGGTAAACTAATTAAGTCAGCAAACAATAAATCACTAGAGAGTAAAGAGTTAGTTGATAAATTAGATACACTTTTATTAAATATTAAACATAGCACTAATGATTTAGATAGCAATATAGAGATTTTTTCTGAAGATATTATGCTTGTTAACGGAACTAGTAATGATATAAATAATACTATGTGTCAAATAAATATTGCAGTTCAAGAAATAGTAAAGAGTATATCAGATATAAATATAAGAATAAATAAATCAAATTCTTCATTGGAAAAAGTTGGTGATATGTCTCGTAAAATATCTATAATGGCAAATGAAATGCAAGAGAATTTTATTGATGAATCTGAAAAAATTAATTCTATGAATAGTACTATGAAAACCATAAAAGGAGCTGTGGAAGTATCGCTAGACACAGTTAATACGTTAAAAAGCAGTATTGAAAAAATAAATTCTGAAATTAATAGTATTTATAAAATTTCAGCTCAAACTAATTTATTATCATTAAATGCAAGTATTGAAGCTGCTAGGGCCGGTGAACATGGCAAGGGATTTTCAATAGTTGCAGAAGAAGTTAAGAAATTAGCAGATCAAAGTAGTGAAATAGTAAAAAATATTTATGAAATTATCACTGAAATTAATGTTATTACTAATGATGCAGTTATTAAAGTTTCTGATGGTAATATAGCTGCAGAAGATGGGACTAAAGTTGTTAATAATGTTTATACTTCTTTTAATAAAATAGAAGGGTACTTTGAAAAAATGAATGAATACCTAGGCGAAGAACATGTATTTATTGAAAATGTAGTACAGAATTTTAGTCCTATAAAAACAGAACTTGAGGGAATAGGAAGCATTACTGAAGAACATTCAGCATCTACAGAAGAAATTGAAGCAATAATTAAAGAACAAGGTGAAAAGATCAGTTCAATGACTTTATCTATAGAGGATATTAAAACTTTAAGTAAAAATTTAAAGGAGCTTTCTTCTAACAGATAG
- a CDS encoding xanthine phosphoribosyltransferase, whose product MERLKKCIVEEGRALSENVLKVDSFLNHQVDPDLMYEMGTYFKNYFKEHGITKIFTIESSGIAPAVMTAIQMNLPMVTLKKQTSKILTGDVYQTTVHSFTKGSDYELTLSKKYITEEDNILVIDDFLANGEAALGAVRLVEGAGAKVAGIGIVIEKSFQPGRKMLDEKGYDVYSLARINKLGKDLIEFVK is encoded by the coding sequence GTGGAAAGATTAAAAAAGTGTATTGTAGAAGAAGGACGAGCATTATCTGAAAATGTATTAAAGGTTGATTCATTCTTAAATCATCAAGTAGACCCAGATTTGATGTATGAAATGGGAACTTATTTTAAAAATTATTTTAAAGAACATGGAATTACAAAGATATTTACAATTGAAAGCTCAGGGATTGCTCCAGCTGTTATGACCGCAATACAAATGAATTTGCCAATGGTAACACTAAAAAAGCAAACATCAAAAATTCTAACTGGAGATGTTTATCAAACAACCGTACATTCATTTACAAAAGGATCAGATTATGAATTAACATTATCTAAAAAATATATTACGGAAGAAGACAATATATTAGTGATAGATGACTTTTTAGCAAATGGTGAAGCTGCATTAGGAGCTGTACGTTTAGTTGAAGGAGCAGGAGCTAAAGTTGCTGGAATCGGAATTGTTATTGAAAAATCATTTCAACCTGGACGTAAGATGTTAGATGAAAAAGGATATGATGTATATTCGTTAGCACGTATTAATAAGCTTGGAAAAGATTTAATTGAATTTGTAAAATAG
- a CDS encoding LytTR family DNA-binding domain-containing protein, translating into MLKIAVCDDEVIQRIDTVKKIKKGLENNYCDYNYDIKQFSSGEQLLFSGGYFDIVFLDIKMGKLSGIDIAKNIRKNNNDTKIIFITAFQEYVFDAFDVSAFHYLIKPVAEEKILEIINRILKEISHITSNEQCIVINRGKSTIKVILDNVSFFEVQNRVINIHTEREVIQYYDKIANVEAKVPKESFFRCHRSYIVNLKYVKKFNKTEIMLDDNTRIALSKSKYDEFSQAFLKYIKRGAI; encoded by the coding sequence ATGCTTAAGATAGCAGTTTGTGATGATGAAGTAATTCAGAGAATAGATACTGTAAAGAAAATTAAAAAGGGTTTAGAAAACAATTATTGTGATTATAACTATGATATTAAACAATTTAGTAGTGGAGAACAACTACTTTTCTCTGGTGGTTATTTTGATATTGTGTTTTTAGATATAAAAATGGGAAAGCTTTCAGGTATAGATATAGCTAAAAACATTAGGAAAAATAATAATGATACAAAGATTATTTTTATAACAGCTTTTCAAGAATATGTTTTTGATGCATTTGATGTATCTGCATTTCATTACCTTATAAAACCTGTAGCTGAAGAAAAAATATTAGAAATTATTAATAGAATTTTAAAGGAAATTAGTCATATAACAAGTAATGAACAGTGTATTGTGATAAATAGAGGAAAAAGTACAATAAAAGTGATATTAGATAATGTAAGTTTTTTTGAGGTACAGAATAGAGTTATAAATATACATACTGAAAGAGAAGTAATACAGTATTATGATAAGATTGCAAATGTAGAGGCGAAGGTTCCTAAAGAGAGCTTTTTTAGGTGCCACAGAAGTTACATAGTAAACCTTAAATATGTAAAGAAGTTTAATAAAACAGAAATAATGCTAGATGATAATACGAGAATAGCGCTGTCAAAAAGTAAATATGATGAATTTTCCCAGGCTTTTCTAAAGTATATAAAGAGAGGTGCAATATAA
- a CDS encoding sensor histidine kinase, with the protein MLITGNIPFLIVEKLNIESVYQWIPTTIYIFVFSLIFCKGTCLKKLIVTIIYNCFNELIQYITVPVIYTSEYIVILNSSVQTQQIRDIVNYLFLIITQLIYILILKFILKNYYIDNGFKDFKYMLFFVVPNVFIVALLCEYFKEYYKGNNMSNSLFNNIKMMGFASMALICGVFTVIILDRLIKENALRQKEALLAHQFNIQARHYKDLQIQFKNTRMFKHDINNHLICIKNLIANGDIKSTEQYIKKITESLENLNLKVNTGNPFADAVISEKYNISIDKNIDFKCNVKMLNGINMDPFDLCVILGNALDNAIEACEKITDESIKKYIHITSTFNKSFIVFEIKNSMKGYIHKNHMSTDKGDAINHGLGLLNIESIADKYFGTTYIENSENIFELSIMLQVL; encoded by the coding sequence ATGCTGATAACAGGCAATATTCCTTTCTTAATTGTAGAGAAACTTAATATAGAAAGCGTTTATCAATGGATACCCACAACCATATATATTTTTGTTTTTTCTTTAATATTTTGTAAAGGTACATGCCTCAAGAAGCTTATAGTTACTATAATTTATAATTGTTTTAATGAACTTATACAGTATATAACAGTGCCTGTAATTTATACATCAGAGTATATTGTTATATTAAATTCATCTGTTCAGACACAACAGATAAGGGATATAGTAAACTACTTATTTTTAATTATTACACAATTAATTTACATCTTAATACTTAAATTTATATTAAAAAATTATTATATTGATAATGGGTTTAAAGATTTCAAATATATGTTGTTTTTTGTTGTTCCTAATGTGTTTATAGTAGCTTTATTATGTGAATATTTTAAGGAATATTATAAAGGCAATAATATGAGTAATTCGTTATTTAATAATATAAAAATGATGGGATTTGCATCTATGGCTTTAATTTGTGGGGTGTTTACTGTAATAATTTTGGACAGGCTCATAAAGGAAAATGCCCTGCGTCAGAAGGAAGCATTATTAGCACATCAATTTAATATACAAGCGAGACATTATAAAGATTTGCAGATACAATTTAAAAATACTAGGATGTTTAAACACGACATAAATAATCACCTGATTTGTATTAAAAATTTAATTGCTAATGGTGATATAAAAAGTACAGAACAGTACATAAAAAAGATAACTGAGTCATTGGAAAATCTTAATTTAAAAGTAAACACTGGGAATCCATTTGCAGATGCTGTTATAAGTGAAAAATATAATATAAGCATAGATAAAAATATAGATTTTAAGTGTAATGTAAAAATGCTGAATGGAATAAACATGGACCCTTTTGATTTATGTGTAATACTTGGTAATGCCTTAGATAATGCAATAGAGGCTTGTGAAAAAATTACAGACGAAAGTATAAAAAAATATATACATATAACAAGTACATTCAATAAGTCATTTATAGTATTTGAAATAAAGAATAGTATGAAGGGATATATACATAAAAATCATATGAGTACAGATAAGGGGGATGCTATAAATCACGGATTAGGGCTTTTGAATATTGAAAGTATTGCGGATAAGTATTTTGGAACTACTTATATTGAAAATAGTGAAAATATATTTGAACTAAGTATTATGCTTCAAGTTCTATAG